A window from Enterocloster bolteae encodes these proteins:
- a CDS encoding glycoside hydrolase family 88 protein — translation MQTKDSLQTYTIMEKSEAEACLDLAVSLVRENLKTFTRCFPDSNSRNQFYPQSSNREWTTGFWTGEIWLAYERTGEEVFKEAGTIQAESFLERIKERVDVDNHDMGFLYTPSCVAAYRLTGNETARKAALMAADNLIGRFQEKGQFFQAWGELGAKDNYRLIIDCLLNMPLLFWASETTGDQTYRKKAEAHIRTAMDCVIRPDHSTYHTYFFDPETGAPVKGVTHQGNRDGSAWSRGQAWGIYGSALSYRIERKPEYADVFRKVTDYFLKHLPSDLIPYWDFDFDDGSSEPRDSSSAAIAACGMLEMVKYMEGGEAAYYGDMARRLVKALSDRCAVRCHEESNGLLLHGTYARASAGNPCANRGVDECNTWGDYFYMEALTRLAGDWEPYWY, via the coding sequence ATGCAGACAAAGGACAGTTTACAAACCTATACAATCATGGAAAAGAGTGAAGCCGAAGCCTGCCTGGACCTGGCGGTAAGCCTGGTGCGGGAAAACCTGAAGACCTTTACCCGCTGTTTTCCGGATTCCAACAGCCGGAACCAATTCTATCCCCAAAGCAGCAACCGGGAATGGACCACCGGCTTCTGGACCGGGGAAATATGGCTGGCATATGAGCGGACCGGGGAGGAGGTATTTAAGGAGGCAGGAACCATACAGGCAGAATCCTTCCTGGAGCGCATAAAGGAGCGGGTGGACGTGGACAACCATGACATGGGATTTCTCTATACCCCTTCCTGCGTGGCCGCGTACCGTCTTACAGGCAATGAGACAGCCAGGAAGGCCGCGCTCATGGCTGCGGATAACCTGATAGGAAGATTCCAGGAAAAGGGACAGTTTTTCCAGGCTTGGGGAGAGCTGGGGGCAAAGGACAATTACCGTCTGATTATCGACTGCCTCCTCAACATGCCGTTACTGTTCTGGGCCAGTGAGACAACGGGAGACCAGACGTACCGGAAAAAGGCAGAAGCCCATATAAGGACAGCCATGGACTGTGTGATTCGGCCGGACCACAGTACGTACCACACCTATTTCTTTGACCCGGAGACAGGAGCTCCTGTAAAAGGCGTCACCCACCAGGGCAACCGGGACGGCTCTGCCTGGAGCAGGGGCCAGGCCTGGGGGATATACGGAAGCGCCCTGAGCTACCGGATTGAGAGAAAACCGGAGTATGCGGATGTGTTCCGGAAGGTGACGGATTATTTTCTAAAGCATCTGCCGTCAGATTTAATCCCTTATTGGGATTTTGATTTTGACGACGGCAGCTCAGAGCCTAGGGATTCCTCCTCCGCGGCAATTGCGGCCTGCGGTATGCTGGAGATGGTTAAGTATATGGAAGGCGGGGAGGCGGCATATTATGGGGATATGGCCAGGCGTCTGGTGAAGGCGCTCAGTGACCGGTGCGCAGTGAGGTGTCATGAGGAGTCCAACGGCCTTCTTCTCCACGGTACCTATGCCAGGGCCAGCGCAGGCAATCCCTGCGCCAACCGGGGCGTGGATGAGTGCAATACCTGGGGCGATTATTTCTATATGGAGGCGCTTACAAGACTTGCGGGGGATTGGGAGCCGTACTGGTATTAA
- the nifS gene encoding cysteine desulfurase NifS, with amino-acid sequence MKQLIYLDNAATTKTRPEVVEAMLPYFTEYYGNPSSVYDFSTESKKAVNHARETIAQSLGAKTNEIYFTAGGSEADNWALVATAEAYGNKGKHIITTKIEHHAILHTCQYLEKRGYEVTYLDVDENGVVKLDELKKAIRPDTILISVMFANNEIGTIEPIKEIGAIARENGILFHTDAVQAFAHVPIHVDEYNIDMLSSSGHKLNGPKGIGFLYIRTGVKIRSFIHGGAQERKRRAGTENVPGIVGYGKAVELAMATMEERAARETQLRDYLMKRVMDEVPFTRINGSRTSRLPNNVNFAFQFIEGESLLIKLDMAGICGSSGSACTSGSLDPSHVLLAIGLPHEIAHGSLRLTLSEENTEEEMDYVVEQIKDIVGYLRSMSPLYEDYMKHNGSEKK; translated from the coding sequence ATGAAGCAATTGATTTATCTGGATAACGCAGCCACCACAAAGACCAGGCCGGAGGTGGTGGAGGCCATGCTTCCATACTTTACAGAATATTACGGTAATCCCTCCTCGGTCTACGATTTTTCCACTGAGAGTAAAAAGGCTGTAAACCATGCAAGGGAGACCATTGCCCAGTCACTGGGGGCAAAGACCAATGAGATATATTTCACGGCCGGAGGCAGCGAGGCCGATAACTGGGCCCTGGTGGCCACGGCGGAGGCCTATGGAAATAAAGGAAAACACATCATAACCACCAAGATTGAACACCACGCCATCCTTCACACCTGCCAGTACCTGGAGAAAAGGGGATACGAGGTCACATATCTGGATGTGGATGAAAATGGAGTGGTCAAGCTGGATGAGCTTAAGAAGGCTATCAGGCCGGATACCATCCTCATATCAGTGATGTTTGCCAATAATGAGATCGGCACCATTGAGCCTATCAAGGAAATCGGGGCCATCGCCAGGGAAAACGGGATTCTGTTCCACACCGATGCGGTACAGGCATTTGCCCATGTGCCCATCCATGTGGATGAGTACAATATTGACATGCTCAGCTCCAGCGGACACAAGCTGAACGGGCCCAAGGGAATCGGATTCCTCTATATCCGCACAGGCGTAAAGATTCGTTCCTTTATCCACGGAGGCGCCCAGGAGCGCAAGCGCCGTGCGGGAACAGAGAATGTGCCCGGCATAGTGGGATACGGCAAGGCAGTGGAGCTGGCCATGGCCACCATGGAGGAACGGGCTGCCAGGGAAACGCAGCTGCGGGATTATCTGATGAAGCGGGTTATGGATGAGGTGCCCTTTACCAGAATCAACGGATCACGCACCAGCCGCCTTCCCAACAATGTGAATTTTGCTTTCCAGTTTATTGAAGGTGAATCCCTTCTCATCAAACTGGATATGGCGGGAATCTGCGGATCCAGCGGTTCCGCCTGTACCTCTGGGTCACTGGACCCCTCCCATGTGCTTTTGGCCATCGGGCTGCCCCATGAGATTGCCCACGGCTCCCTCCGTCTTACCTTAAGCGAGGAGAACACAGAGGAAGAGATGGATTATGTGGTGGAGCAGATTAAGGATATCGTGGGATACCTGCGCAGCATGTCGCCTTTGTATGAGGATTATATGAAGCACAATGGCAGTGAGAAAAAATAA
- the nifU gene encoding Fe-S cluster assembly scaffold protein NifU, which produces MYTEKVMDHFEHPRNVGEIENPSGMGTVGNPKCGDIMRIYLDIDENQVIRDVKFKTFGCGAAVATSSMATELVKGKTVREAMAVTNKAVMEALDGLPPVKVHCSLLAEEAIHAALWDYAQKNGITIEGLEKPKDNIEEEEEEENY; this is translated from the coding sequence ATGTACACAGAAAAAGTAATGGACCATTTTGAGCACCCCAGAAATGTGGGTGAGATAGAGAACCCCAGCGGAATGGGGACAGTGGGAAATCCCAAATGCGGCGATATCATGCGGATTTACCTGGATATTGATGAGAATCAGGTTATCCGTGACGTGAAGTTCAAAACCTTTGGCTGCGGGGCTGCCGTGGCAACCAGCAGCATGGCCACGGAGCTGGTAAAGGGAAAGACAGTCCGGGAGGCCATGGCTGTTACCAATAAAGCAGTCATGGAAGCACTTGACGGACTGCCGCCTGTTAAGGTACACTGTTCTCTGTTGGCAGAGGAAGCAATCCATGCGGCCCTCTGGGATTATGCACAGAAAAACGGTATTACCATTGAGGGCTTAGAAAAGCCCAAGGATAATATTGAGGAAGAGGAAGAAGAGGAGAACTATTGA
- the mnmA gene encoding tRNA 2-thiouridine(34) synthase MnmA, which yields MSRKVVVGMSGGVDSSVAAWLLKEQGYDVIGVTMQIWQDEDTEVQEAEGGCCGLSAVDDARRVAMDLGIPYYVMNFKEEFRKNVMDYFVGEYVEGRTPNPCIACNRHVKWESLLRRSMAIGADYIATGHYAQIDRLPGGRYSLKTSVTAAKDQTYALYNLTQEQLSHTLMPVGSYHKEEIRDMAKRLGLPVAHKPDSQEICFIPDHDYASFIEEYTGRELPPGNFVDLDGRVLGRHRGITHYTVGQRKGLNLSMGRPVFVVEIRPETNEVVIGNNEDVFTNVLRCDKLNWMAVDGLHGKPMDVMAKIRYSHRGSPCTIREIGDDMVECCFHEPVRAVTPGQAVVFYDGDYVAGGGTIIR from the coding sequence TTGAGCAGGAAGGTAGTAGTAGGCATGTCAGGAGGAGTTGACTCCTCCGTGGCAGCCTGGCTGTTAAAGGAACAGGGTTACGATGTGATTGGCGTGACCATGCAGATTTGGCAGGATGAGGATACTGAGGTCCAGGAGGCAGAGGGCGGCTGCTGCGGTTTAAGCGCGGTGGATGACGCCAGAAGGGTTGCCATGGACCTGGGTATCCCTTATTATGTCATGAATTTTAAGGAAGAGTTCCGTAAAAACGTGATGGATTATTTTGTGGGTGAGTACGTGGAGGGAAGGACGCCCAACCCGTGTATTGCCTGCAACCGCCATGTGAAGTGGGAGTCGCTGCTCAGGCGGAGCATGGCCATTGGGGCTGATTACATCGCCACCGGCCATTATGCGCAGATAGACAGGCTGCCGGGAGGGCGTTATTCCCTGAAAACCTCGGTTACAGCCGCAAAAGACCAGACATACGCTCTCTATAACCTGACCCAGGAACAGCTGTCCCATACCCTGATGCCTGTGGGAAGCTACCACAAGGAGGAGATACGGGATATGGCAAAGCGCCTGGGGCTGCCGGTGGCGCATAAACCGGACAGCCAGGAGATTTGCTTTATCCCTGACCACGACTACGCGTCGTTTATTGAGGAGTACACTGGAAGGGAGCTGCCGCCGGGAAACTTCGTGGACCTGGACGGCCGTGTTCTGGGGCGCCATCGGGGCATTACACACTATACGGTGGGCCAGAGAAAGGGGCTGAACCTTTCCATGGGACGCCCTGTTTTCGTGGTGGAAATACGCCCTGAAACGAATGAAGTTGTCATCGGTAACAATGAGGATGTATTTACAAATGTGCTCCGCTGCGATAAACTGAACTGGATGGCAGTTGACGGACTTCACGGAAAGCCCATGGACGTCATGGCCAAAATCAGATACAGCCACAGAGGAAGCCCCTGTACCATCCGCGAAATCGGGGATGATATGGTGGAATGCTGTTTCCATGAGCCGGTCCGGGCTGTGACTCCCGGGCAGGCCGTGGTATTCTACGACGGGGATTATGTGGCAGGCGGAGGTACCATAATAAGATGA
- a CDS encoding N-acetylmuramoyl-L-alanine amidase: MKRKIRERSAGCKSSGAPTDRIEHNGTARSKRRANGLAAIGLAGILAAGMGLTGCQNYESSSEMKARIQSEGGEASWSRESPAAVGASAVQGEGSADNGNKAETIKLDTERTTAPMPQFEDVSDTVYVKSSDGGSVRIRSACDTGDDSNILTYASPGTALKRTGKGEQWTRIDYNGTAGYISSGYITTQVPETAALPPQACVDSGEVTLNPSWKYAEFSKINSGAAVLYRSEAASPKGITVCVNAGHGTKGGASVKTQCHPDGTPKVTGGTTGAGATSAAAVSGGMTFSDGTPESKVTLSMAKILKDKLLAAGYDVLMIRESDDVQLDNIARTVIANNASDCHIALHWDSTTNNKGAFYMSVPNVESYRSMEPVKSHWQQHNALGESLVAGLKGAGVKIFSGGSMAMDLTQTSFSTVPSVDIELGDKASDHSSATLATLADGLVAGVNQYFGQ, from the coding sequence ATGAAGCGGAAGATAAGAGAAAGAAGCGCCGGATGTAAAAGCAGCGGGGCGCCCACAGACAGAATAGAACATAACGGAACGGCACGCAGCAAACGGCGGGCAAATGGTCTGGCCGCCATTGGTCTGGCAGGCATCCTGGCCGCCGGCATGGGACTGACCGGTTGCCAAAACTATGAGTCCAGCAGCGAGATGAAGGCCAGAATCCAGTCCGAAGGCGGGGAGGCGTCCTGGAGCCGGGAGAGCCCGGCAGCCGTCGGGGCCTCAGCTGTACAGGGAGAAGGCAGTGCGGATAATGGCAATAAGGCTGAGACCATCAAACTGGACACAGAGCGGACCACAGCCCCCATGCCCCAATTTGAGGATGTGTCGGACACGGTTTATGTGAAATCATCAGACGGCGGCAGTGTGCGTATACGCTCTGCCTGCGATACCGGGGATGATTCCAACATTCTTACATACGCCAGTCCCGGGACAGCGCTAAAGCGCACCGGGAAGGGAGAGCAATGGACCAGAATTGATTATAATGGGACAGCGGGCTACATATCATCGGGATATATAACCACCCAGGTTCCGGAGACCGCAGCTTTGCCGCCTCAGGCATGTGTGGACAGCGGGGAGGTAACCCTGAATCCTTCGTGGAAATACGCGGAGTTTTCCAAGATTAATTCGGGTGCGGCAGTCCTGTACCGTTCCGAGGCAGCCAGTCCCAAAGGCATTACGGTTTGTGTCAACGCGGGTCATGGAACAAAGGGGGGAGCTTCTGTCAAGACGCAGTGTCATCCCGACGGCACTCCCAAGGTAACCGGAGGCACTACCGGCGCAGGGGCCACCTCTGCGGCAGCCGTGTCAGGCGGCATGACCTTTTCTGACGGAACTCCTGAGAGTAAGGTGACGCTGTCCATGGCAAAAATACTTAAGGATAAGCTGCTGGCGGCAGGATATGATGTGCTGATGATCCGGGAGAGCGACGATGTCCAGCTGGACAACATAGCCAGAACCGTCATTGCCAACAATGCAAGCGACTGCCATATTGCCCTTCACTGGGATTCCACCACCAATAACAAAGGGGCATTTTACATGAGTGTTCCCAATGTGGAATCATACCGCAGCATGGAACCTGTAAAGTCCCACTGGCAGCAGCACAACGCCCTTGGTGAAAGCCTGGTGGCTGGCCTTAAGGGGGCGGGAGTCAAGATATTTTCCGGCGGCTCCATGGCCATGGATCTGACCCAGACTTCCTTTTCCACGGTGCCTTCTGTGGATATAGAGCTGGGAGATAAGGCATCCGACCACTCTTCGGCCACGCTGGCCACGCTGGCAGACGGACTGGTGGCCGGGGTGAACCAGTATTTTGGACAATAA
- a CDS encoding DUF6612 family protein, translating to MKLMKRLAAVVLGVALLCPMTAYAAQSQEALELYKAVEARNQNMTDMNAFYDFKMKMSGSLFENEGIDPVDMRLEMNMKMNHIQDPSQMRYMAYCRMTVPESEPITYSMYYLDGYIYMDMLGQKVKYPVAMGDMMNQALASSKAFDVPEDLVGDFSLWDEGENKVIGYTINDAKMNEYMQMVLGSTGLTGMLDGLDMKLHNIRGEYVVNPAGDCIKMRLKMDMDMTMQGETFSVNLDGDVGIADPGQPVDVPVPNPAEYTEMQAAAS from the coding sequence ATGAAATTGATGAAACGTCTGGCGGCAGTGGTTCTGGGAGTTGCCCTTTTATGTCCCATGACCGCCTATGCGGCCCAGTCACAGGAAGCATTGGAGCTGTACAAGGCAGTGGAAGCCAGAAACCAGAACATGACGGATATGAACGCCTTTTACGATTTCAAGATGAAGATGTCAGGCAGCCTGTTTGAGAATGAAGGTATTGATCCCGTTGATATGCGGCTGGAGATGAATATGAAGATGAATCATATACAGGATCCCAGCCAGATGCGCTACATGGCCTATTGCCGTATGACGGTTCCGGAAAGTGAGCCTATCACCTATTCCATGTATTATCTGGACGGTTATATCTACATGGATATGCTGGGCCAGAAGGTTAAGTACCCTGTGGCCATGGGAGACATGATGAACCAGGCCCTGGCGTCATCCAAGGCATTCGATGTGCCGGAAGATTTGGTTGGAGACTTTAGCCTGTGGGATGAGGGAGAGAACAAGGTCATCGGCTATACCATCAATGATGCCAAGATGAACGAGTACATGCAGATGGTACTGGGTTCCACCGGACTTACAGGCATGCTGGACGGCCTTGATATGAAGCTTCACAATATCCGCGGAGAATATGTGGTTAATCCGGCCGGCGACTGCATTAAGATGCGCCTTAAGATGGATATGGATATGACCATGCAGGGTGAGACCTTCAGTGTGAATCTGGACGGCGATGTGGGAATAGCGGATCCCGGCCAGCCCGTGGATGTGCCTGTTCCAAATCCTGCGGAATATACCGAGATGCAGGCAGCAGCCAGTTAG
- a CDS encoding DUF3298 and DUF4163 domain-containing protein, whose protein sequence is MKQEENRPMDKLKSDYESIPVPTEAKERMLAGIAQAKKEQKGVIIMKFAKKTGGAAAAAMIAITVLANATPALANAMEQIPVIGSIAKVVTFRTYEDKKDNFEADIKVPQVTIEGTEGAQVPANKSIEDYGNELIAMYEEELSRDNGEGHYGLDSQYKVVTDNSKYLSIRIDTTLTMASGTQFVKVFTIDKATGSIISLKDLFHDRPEMLEAVSDNIKSQMAQQMAKDDSVVYFYQSDMPDEDFKGLTGDESYYFNENGELVITFNEYDVAPGYMGAVQFTIPGSVTGTF, encoded by the coding sequence ATGAAACAGGAAGAAAACAGACCGATGGATAAGCTGAAATCAGATTATGAAAGCATACCGGTTCCAACGGAAGCAAAGGAACGCATGCTTGCGGGCATTGCCCAGGCAAAAAAAGAACAGAAAGGTGTGATTATCATGAAATTCGCAAAAAAAACAGGCGGGGCCGCTGCCGCTGCCATGATTGCCATTACCGTGCTGGCCAACGCCACTCCGGCCCTTGCCAATGCCATGGAACAGATTCCGGTCATTGGATCCATTGCAAAGGTGGTAACCTTCCGCACCTATGAAGATAAAAAAGATAATTTTGAGGCAGATATCAAGGTTCCCCAGGTGACGATTGAAGGGACCGAGGGCGCCCAGGTACCGGCCAACAAATCCATAGAGGATTACGGCAATGAGCTTATCGCCATGTACGAGGAAGAATTGTCCAGGGACAACGGAGAGGGGCACTATGGCCTGGATTCACAGTATAAAGTGGTGACAGACAACAGCAAATACCTGTCCATCCGCATTGATACCACCCTTACCATGGCCAGCGGCACTCAGTTTGTCAAGGTATTTACCATAGATAAGGCTACCGGCAGCATCATCTCCTTAAAAGACCTGTTCCATGACCGTCCGGAAATGCTGGAGGCCGTCAGCGATAATATAAAAAGCCAGATGGCTCAACAGATGGCAAAGGATGACTCTGTGGTGTACTTCTACCAATCCGATATGCCGGATGAGGATTTCAAGGGACTAACAGGCGATGAAAGTTATTACTTCAATGAAAACGGCGAACTTGTGATTACCTTTAATGAATATGATGTGGCGCCGGGATACATGGGTGCCGTACAATTCACCATTCCCGGTTCCGTTACAGGTACATTTTAA
- a CDS encoding sigma-70 family RNA polymerase sigma factor encodes MGLYNNTAETERLLTENYERYYRLAFKLMRNQDDALDVVQESAYRAIKDCKGVRNKDYLSTWIYRIVVNTSLDMLRRKKKETPTEEMPETPTEDHYQDLDLKQMIKRLDDKSRTVIILRYFEDLKLEDIADIVGENLNTVKARLYRTLKKLRLELEPMPLGANQNHFSERSHAHETGRKQTDG; translated from the coding sequence ATGGGCTTATACAACAATACGGCGGAAACAGAACGTCTCCTTACAGAAAATTATGAACGCTACTACCGCCTGGCATTTAAGCTGATGCGAAACCAGGATGATGCCCTGGATGTAGTCCAGGAAAGCGCCTATCGGGCAATTAAGGACTGCAAAGGGGTCAGAAATAAAGACTACCTGTCCACATGGATTTACCGGATCGTGGTCAACACAAGCCTGGATATGCTGCGCAGGAAAAAGAAAGAAACACCCACAGAAGAAATGCCGGAGACTCCCACAGAGGACCATTACCAGGACCTGGACTTAAAACAGATGATAAAACGGCTGGATGACAAAAGCAGGACCGTCATCATACTGCGGTATTTTGAGGATCTTAAATTAGAAGATATTGCTGATATAGTAGGTGAAAATCTCAATACAGTAAAGGCCAGGCTTTACCGTACCCTGAAAAAACTAAGGCTGGAACTGGAGCCAATGCCCTTGGGCGCAAACCAGAACCATTTTTCAGAAAGGAGCCATGCTCATGAAACAGGAAGAAAACAGACCGATGGATAA
- a CDS encoding N-acetylmuramoyl-L-alanine amidase family protein has translation MKEERTNDIDRMREYEDIRQVPLEPNRPASGRQNPPVGDSYIGGRPRRERISRRKPGIGDGAPEARTSAARTSAARKSADRTAQEVQNTGKKADRSQRSKKAGNSGSGEHRNRSGKGVSFLALLLVLILGAGAGLGGGYYLWGWERPYTVDLKAVEVPDYVEQDFIRKNIFSRPDVGRQKVDKIVIHYVANPGSTAKNNRDYFDSLADQDPQKSGSSASSHFVVGLEGEVIQCIPVNEIAYANAPLNNTTVAIEVCHPDDSGKFNDATYESLVDLTAFLCRQLKLTPGDVIRHYDVNEKLCPKYYVEHEDAWEQFLKDVKTAMKTESAG, from the coding sequence ATGAAAGAGGAACGGACCAACGATATAGACAGGATGAGAGAATACGAAGATATCCGGCAGGTACCGCTGGAGCCCAACAGGCCTGCGTCAGGCCGGCAGAATCCTCCTGTGGGGGATTCCTACATAGGGGGCAGGCCCAGACGAGAGCGGATTTCCAGGAGAAAGCCCGGTATAGGAGATGGGGCGCCGGAGGCCAGAACGTCTGCAGCCAGAACATCTGCAGCCAGAAAGTCTGCTGACAGAACGGCGCAGGAGGTCCAGAACACCGGAAAGAAGGCTGACCGGTCCCAAAGAAGTAAAAAAGCAGGAAATTCAGGCTCAGGAGAACACCGGAACCGTTCGGGCAAAGGCGTGTCCTTCCTTGCACTTTTGCTGGTGCTCATATTGGGCGCCGGCGCCGGTCTGGGCGGAGGCTATTACCTCTGGGGATGGGAGCGGCCTTATACCGTGGATTTGAAGGCGGTGGAGGTGCCGGATTATGTAGAGCAGGATTTTATAAGGAAGAATATATTTTCCAGACCGGACGTGGGGCGTCAGAAGGTGGATAAGATTGTCATACACTATGTGGCCAATCCCGGCTCCACGGCCAAGAATAACAGGGACTATTTTGACAGCCTGGCTGACCAGGACCCGCAAAAAAGCGGTTCGTCTGCCAGCAGCCATTTTGTGGTGGGGCTGGAAGGTGAAGTTATCCAGTGCATCCCTGTAAATGAGATTGCCTATGCCAATGCCCCTTTAAACAACACCACAGTCGCCATAGAGGTGTGCCATCCGGACGACAGCGGAAAGTTCAATGATGCCACCTATGAATCCCTGGTGGATTTGACAGCCTTCCTCTGCAGGCAGCTGAAACTGACGCCCGGGGACGTTATACGCCATTATGATGTGAATGAAAAACTCTGCCCCAAGTATTATGTGGAGCATGAGGACGCATGGGAGCAGTTTCTTAAGGATGTAAAGACGGCCATGAAGACGGAAAGTGCGGGATGA
- a CDS encoding histidinol-phosphatase HisJ family protein has protein sequence MIYDCHLHTEFSGDSNTPISLQIEKAIELGMKEMCITDHHDYDSGFCDCDFILDIPTYLTSLRMLQAEYRDRIRINIGIELGLQDHLKEYLDHFVKRYGDSFDFIIGSSHFVKSMDPYDPEYWNKRGEVPGFEDFFEASLVRVRDLCRTFDSFGHLDYAVRYAPHQNDFYDYRHLSQWIDPLLKILIENGKSLECNTGGFKYGLGQPNPCRKILMRYRELGGEMITIGSDAHTPEYVGYAFDTCRELLSDCGYRYFTVYHGRKPEFIPL, from the coding sequence ATGATATACGACTGCCATCTGCACACTGAATTTTCCGGTGACTCCAACACCCCCATCAGCCTGCAGATTGAGAAAGCCATAGAACTGGGCATGAAGGAGATGTGCATTACCGACCACCACGACTACGATTCCGGATTCTGCGACTGTGATTTTATCCTGGATATCCCCACCTATCTCACGTCCCTGCGCATGCTCCAGGCAGAGTACAGGGACCGCATCCGCATCAACATCGGAATCGAGCTGGGACTTCAGGATCATCTTAAGGAATATTTGGATCACTTTGTAAAGCGCTATGGGGATTCCTTTGATTTCATCATCGGATCCAGCCATTTTGTAAAGAGCATGGACCCATATGACCCGGAATACTGGAACAAGCGGGGCGAGGTGCCCGGCTTTGAGGATTTCTTTGAAGCCTCCCTGGTGCGTGTCAGAGACCTGTGCCGCACCTTTGATTCCTTTGGCCATCTGGATTATGCGGTGCGCTACGCTCCCCACCAGAATGACTTTTACGACTACCGGCATCTGAGCCAGTGGATTGACCCTCTCTTAAAGATTCTTATTGAAAACGGCAAATCCCTGGAGTGCAACACAGGCGGTTTCAAGTACGGCCTGGGCCAGCCCAATCCCTGCCGGAAGATTCTCATGCGCTACCGGGAGCTGGGAGGCGAGATGATAACCATTGGTTCCGACGCCCATACCCCGGAATATGTGGGTTATGCCTTTGACACCTGCCGCGAACTGCTGTCTGACTGCGGTTATAGATATTTTACCGTGTACCATGGCAGAAAGCCGGAATTCATTCCTCTTTAG
- the gap gene encoding type I glyceraldehyde-3-phosphate dehydrogenase, giving the protein MAVKVAINGFGRIGRLAFRQMFGAEGYDVVAINDLTDPKMLAHLLKYDTAQGGYAGVYGQGLHTVEAGEDSITVDGKKITIYKEPKAADLPWGEIGVDVVLECTGFYCSKDKAQAHIEAGAKKVVISAPAGNDLPTIVYSVNENVLTADDKIISAASCTTNCLAPMAKALNDYAPIQSGIMSTIHAYTGDQMILDGPHRKGDLRRARAGAANIVPNSTGAAKAIGLVIPELNGKLIGSAQRVPVPTGSTTILTAVVKKAGVTKEDINAAMKAAASESFGYNEDAIVSSDVIGMRYGSLFDATQTMVAQIADDLYEVQVVSWYDNENSYTSQMVRTIKYFAELG; this is encoded by the coding sequence ATGGCAGTAAAAGTAGCGATTAATGGATTTGGACGTATTGGACGTCTGGCTTTCCGTCAGATGTTCGGAGCAGAAGGTTACGATGTAGTAGCTATCAATGACTTAACCGATCCTAAGATGTTAGCTCATCTGTTAAAGTATGATACAGCACAGGGTGGATATGCCGGCGTTTATGGCCAGGGTCTGCACACTGTTGAGGCTGGAGAGGATTCCATCACTGTAGACGGCAAGAAAATCACCATCTACAAGGAGCCAAAGGCTGCTGATCTTCCATGGGGCGAAATCGGCGTAGACGTAGTTCTGGAGTGTACAGGATTCTACTGCTCTAAGGACAAAGCTCAGGCACACATCGAGGCAGGCGCTAAGAAAGTTGTTATCTCCGCTCCTGCAGGCAATGACCTTCCTACTATTGTATACAGCGTTAATGAGAATGTACTGACAGCTGATGATAAGATTATCTCCGCAGCTTCCTGTACAACAAACTGCTTAGCTCCTATGGCTAAGGCTCTGAATGATTATGCTCCTATCCAGAGCGGTATCATGTCCACCATCCACGCTTACACAGGCGATCAGATGATTCTGGACGGACCACACAGAAAAGGCGATTTAAGAAGAGCAAGAGCCGGCGCAGCTAACATCGTTCCTAACTCCACTGGTGCAGCTAAGGCTATCGGCCTGGTTATCCCAGAGCTGAACGGCAAGTTAATCGGTTCCGCACAGCGTGTACCTGTACCAACCGGTTCCACCACAATCTTAACAGCTGTTGTTAAGAAGGCTGGTGTTACAAAGGAAGACATCAACGCAGCTATGAAGGCAGCTGCCAGCGAGTCCTTTGGATACAATGAGGATGCCATCGTATCTTCCGACGTTATCGGCATGAGATATGGTTCTCTGTTCGATGCAACACAGACCATGGTAGCTCAGATTGCAGATGATCTGTATGAAGTACAGGTTGTTTCATGGTATGACAATGAGAACTCCTACACAAGCCAGATGGTAAGGACAATCAAGTACTTTGCTGAGTTAGGCTAA